The following proteins are encoded in a genomic region of Nicotiana sylvestris chromosome 4, ASM39365v2, whole genome shotgun sequence:
- the LOC104227725 gene encoding putative pectinesterase 11 has translation MAFHGYTAMVVVILAMSYLLICSEADSNTQLSTAILIKVDQSGNGDFKKIQDAIDAVPSHNSQHIFISVKPGIYREKIVVPADKPFITISGRKPVNNTIITGNDFGDIFESSTFTVFASDFVARHLTIQNTYGTGAKAVALRVEGDRVGFVGCRIKSHQDTLLDDVGRHYYKNCYIEGDTDFICGNGASLFEKCHLHSLSEGNGAITAQHRQSSQENTGFTFVGCKITGVKSAILGRPWGPYARVVFAQTYMSSVILPYGWEDWNVPSRQRTSYFAEYKCYGPGASSDKRVNWLRTLSSEDAVPYLKESIMGPKSWIRSKPTHLIPLSKAISTSFNKKRSSP, from the exons ATGGCTTTTCACGGGTACACTGCGATGGTGGTTGTTATATTAGCTATGAGCTATTTACTGATTTGTTCTGAAGCTGACTCAAATACTCAATTATCAACTGCAATTTTGATAAAAGTGGATCAATCTGGAAATGGAGATTTCAAGAAAATACAAGATGCAATTGACGCAGTACCTTCACATAATTCGCAACATATATTTATTTCGGTTAAGCCTGGGATTTACAGAGAAAAAATTGTTGTTCCTGCGGATAAGCCGTTTATAACAATCAGTGGTAGAAAACCAGTAAACAATACTATAATTACAGGGAATGATTTTGGAGATATATTTGAATCCTCTACTTTCACCGTTTTTGCCTCTGATTTCGTGGCTCGCCACCTTACAATTCAG AACACATATGGAACAGGAGCTAAAGCAGTAGCATTGAGGGTAGAAGGAGATAGAGTTGGCTTCGTGGGTTGTAGAATTAAGTCACATCAGGACACATTACTTGATGATGTTGGGAGGCATTACTACAAAAACTGTTATATAGAAGGGGACACTGACTTCATATGTGGAAATGGCGCTTCTCTCTTTGAG AAATGCCATTTGCATTCACTTTCAGAAGGAAATGGGGCTATAACAGCACAACATAGACAATCATCTCAGGAAAATACAGGTTTCACCTTTGTTGGATGCAAGATTACTGGAGTGAAGAGTGCAATTCTTGGTAGACCATGGGGTCCCTATGCCAGAGTAGTTTTTGCCCAAACTTATATGTCAAGCGTCATTCTCCCCTACGGTTGGGAAGATTGGAATGTCCCCTCCCGACAAAG GACATCATATTTTGCAGAGTACAAGTGTTATGGGCCAGGTGCAAGTTCAGATAAGAGGGTAAACTGGTTACGGACTTTGTCTAGTGAAGATGCTGTGCCTTACTTGAAGGAGAGCATTATGGGCCCAAAAAGTTGGATTAGGTCTAAGCCCACACATTTGATACCTTTATCTAAAGCAATCTCCACCAGTTTCAACAAAAAGAGAAGCAGCCCATGA